In a genomic window of Syngnathus typhle isolate RoL2023-S1 ecotype Sweden linkage group LG4, RoL_Styp_1.0, whole genome shotgun sequence:
- the gatm gene encoding glycine amidinotransferase, mitochondrial — MLRVRCLRGGSRGAEAAHLIGAMLTRSATGWVQRAFQTTSSAAAAQTQPTVEDDHVTDPAQQECPVSSYNEWDPLEEVIVGRAENARVPPFTVEVKANTYEKYWSFYQKYGGQPFPVDHLKKAVSEIEEMCNILRHEGVNVRRPEPIDWSMEYKTPDFQSSGMYAAMPRDILLVVGNEIIEAPMAWRARFFEYRAYRPLIKEYFRKGAKWTTAPKPTMSDELYDQDYPIRTVEDRHKLAAQGKFVTTEHEPCFDAADFIRAGKDIFVQRSQVTNYMGIEWMRRHLAPDYNIHIISFKDPNPMHIDATFNIIGPGLVLSNPDRPCRQIDMFKKAGWTVVKPPTPLISDDHPLWMSSKWLSMNVLMLDEKRVMVESNEFTIQKMFESLGINTIKVNIRHANSLGGGFHCWTTDVRRRGTLQSYFH; from the exons ATGCTGCGAGTGAGGTGCCTGAGAGGAGGGAGCAGAGGGGCCGAGGCTGCCCATCTGATCGGAGCCATG TTGACCCGTTCAGCGACTGGTTGGGTGCAGAGGGCCTTCCAGACCACCTCCAGCGCCGCAGCTGCTCAAACACAGCCGACGGTTGAAGACGACCATGTTACTGATCCTGCCCAGCAGGAGTGTCCTGTTAGCAGCTACAATGAATGGGACCCTCTTGAGGAGGTCATTGTGGGCCGTGCTGAAAATGCCCGTGTGCCTCCCTTCACTGTGGAAGTGAAA GCAAACACATATGAGAAGTACTGGTCCTTCTATCAGAAGTATGGGGGCCAACCTTTTCCCGTGGACCACCTAAAAAAAGCTGTTTCTGAAATTGAAGAAATGTGCAATATTCTCCGTCACGAGGGTGTCAATGTGAGGAGGCCTGAGCCGATTGACTGGTCCATGGAATACAAAACTCCAGACTTCCAATCATCAG GGATGTATGCAGCCATGCCCCGGGATATCCTTCTGGTAGTAGGAAATGAGATCATCGAGGCTCCGATGGCGTGGAGGGCTCGCTTCTTCGAGTACCGAGCATACCGGCCTTTGATCAAGGAGTACTTCAGAAAAGGTGCTAAATGGACCACTGCTCCCAAACCCACTATGTCTGATGAGCTCTACGATCAG GACTATCCCATCCGCACAGTGGAGGACAGACACAAGCTAGCCGCTCAGGGCAAATTTGTGACCACGGAGCACGAGCCCTGCTTTGACGCTGCTGATTTCATTCGTGCTGGCAAGGACATTTTTGTCCAGAGAAGTCAG GTTACAAACTACATGGGAATTGAGTGGATGCGCCGTCACCTGGCCCCAGACTACAATATCCACATCATCTCATTCAAAGACCCAAACCCCATGCACATTGATGCGACTTTCAACATCATCGGACCAGGACTTGTGCTGTCAAACCCTGATCGGCCATGTCGCCAG ATTGATATGTTCAAGAAGGCAGGCTGGACTGTTGTAAAACCTCCAACACCTCTGATTTCCGATG ATCACCCTCTATGGATGTCCTCTAAATGGTTGTCCATGAATGTTCTGATGCTGGATGAGAAGCGCGTCATGGTTGAGTCCAATGAATTCACCATTCAGAAAATGTTCGAGAGCCTCG GTATAAACACCATAAAGGTGAACATTCGCCATGCCAACTCGCTGGGTGGTGGCTTCCATTGCTGGACTACTGACGTCCGCCGTCGTGGTACACTGCAGTCCTACTTTCACTAG